One window of Candidatus Stygibacter australis genomic DNA carries:
- a CDS encoding cytidine deaminase: MDKKTDLAEAAEKAALKAYSPYSGFKVGAAIMTESGEIFTGCNVENSSYGLTVCAERIALFNAITAGYQKFSEIVIYTDTEKAFYPCGACRQVLAEFNPQLEVSVVWKNGKETMKLQDLLPKQFRL; this comes from the coding sequence ATGGATAAAAAAACAGATCTGGCAGAAGCAGCAGAAAAGGCAGCTCTTAAGGCCTATTCACCCTATTCAGGGTTTAAAGTAGGGGCAGCAATAATGACAGAAAGCGGAGAGATTTTCACTGGCTGCAATGTGGAAAATTCCTCCTACGGATTAACGGTATGTGCAGAGCGAATAGCACTTTTTAATGCTATCACAGCAGGGTATCAGAAATTTTCTGAAATTGTGATATATACTGATACGGAAAAAGCATTTTATCCTTGTGGAGCCTGCCGTCAGGTACTGGCAGAATTCAATCCTCAACTTGAAGTGAGTGTGGTCTGGAAAAATGGAAAAGAAACCATGAAGCTTCAAGATTTATT